From a single Erpetoichthys calabaricus chromosome 1, fErpCal1.3, whole genome shotgun sequence genomic region:
- the prx gene encoding neuroblast differentiation-associated protein AHNAK isoform X8, giving the protein MAMPMEITVVQETLKKSELMEVVVETEAEAGARGFSVSGGGAQGIFVKEVLKDSPAAKALSLREGDQLLSARVYFDNVKYEDALKILQCAEPYKVSFLLKRNVPSADISTSSGSASLEVKGPKAKMPKLSVKSIAPLRKKKKKAKAGSRLSAEVTLPASGKFKREASPAKFELSPVDVEFAFPKFPKLKGVSKTTTEGDISLKSPEIQASVARRKKKKIRLPRMRVKDAAAARAVVDVDLKSPEGKVELGTPETKVKTKEKSTKFGISFPKTKKPKVDAGLSCLEASKGISPPGIKLKPPEVEFDFSLPTGKADSKTAKGEVSKEDVKIKTPKVELDFGLPSGKAEAKISHPDINVKDTMKEGIKFKAPKLDLDISLPKGKVEDTIAMPEAEVKSKDGFKFKPPKLDLDLSLPAGSVDSTEGDLDKDGRLRMPQVKIPKIGVSLPSAEFEGDTSKDRYKRDSYGKEDKHKAGLKMPSIDIDAPSLNIEIGLPTSKADSEGDVKFHPSEGSTGAGLKAPDVEIKMPKMTLPKFSGAEGEIKAPKTDVHRGKMEIEGPDFKLKGPKIKMPSFGVTLPTKTRDKSQAEHEHMIHEDGETGKIKLPTVKMPSIDISVPVPDVDLHLPKGKTSGPEAGIDKKIHHSQEELDIKMKMPKISIPKFSMFGKLETPSADVNVSPPKVDVKSPKADLTLRDIEVEGPSAKGANITMPKIDISLPKIKSPDMDLNMPELDIEGPSIKGPKISMPTVDISLPKMKHPEGHLDFEGPSVKGPKISMPTVDISVPKMKHPEADLDIEGPSVKGPKISMPTVDISVPKIKHPEVDLNIEGPSVKGPKIAMPTVDISLPKIKHPEADLDIEGPSVKGPKIAMPTVDISLPKMKHPEAHLDIEGPSVKGPKIAMPTVDISVPKMKHPEVDLNIEGPSVKGPKISMPKFDISLPKMKHPEADLDIEGPSVKGPKIAMPTVDISLPKMKHPEAGLDIDDLSVKGPKISMPKFDISLPKMKHPETDLDIEGPSVKGPKIAMPTVDISLPKMKHPEADLDIEGPSVKGPKIAMPTVDISLPKMKHPEADLDIEGPSVKGPKISMPKFDISLPKMKHPEADLNIEGPSVKGPKISMPKFDISLPKMKHPEADLNIEGPSVKGPKIAMPTVDISLPKMKHPEADLNIEGPSLKGPKISMPTVDISLPKMQHPEADLDIKGPSLKGPKISMPTVNISLPKMKHPEVDLDIQDPSLKGPKITMPEVDISLPKMKHPEVDLNAEGPSVKGPKIVMPTVDISLPTIKPSDTELDIEGPSLKGPKIGIPKVDISLPKRKSAEIGVSVPEGDTNLSMPSMKIPTIDINMPKIDLDLSISKTMEGASMELPESTTGRNFEGPDIHLKMPKISLPTFGVKDNAEAECKGDVKLPKAKVDKKASEFEGSKPKLPTIKVPGLDISVPEVPDVDINIKAPKSKSDYTVEGDISGKQHDFNIKGPNVKIEMPKLPKFKKDKSNVEVQPPHVDIESGDAKMKGLKIKMPKFGLSFPKGKLKEGEVDVSGQMKASGKMPEGKIKFPKEKHSMEMPDVNTDTTDGKIKLPSVALPSVDISAPKMDIDFSLPKGKRGDKEQVGLLKGEDERLSSGASFDVPDVSLKIPKFTLPKFAGKVKTDNVELDSKHLKADIQPSPAKVDIEGKFPSVEFDVDGKPKEKDMKIKMPKMKIPTFGITKKDEDVTVITPDVDTKIKKGKVQMKSPTIELEGPEGKVKSPKIKFPKFKISSPKTKLPDAEVKIGTEKGVKEGVQTPDVTIDMPKISMPKFGTKDGKMNVDVSVPEEGKLKMPSLEISLPTVSHKEGEVLLPKAEVDVSEADIKGYEGDLKIPKMPSLDISAPKFELDISLPKVKDDSALDPKLDIKAKKEGDLDGTDWKLKMPQVDLPKFGHKEKNINLELDIPAGKADAKIAKPEISISKASVDVPDFEMQGAEGRIKMPKIKMPKVDISLPKGDGVTESEDKITRPEFEDPAADGKIKLPSFGKLSAPTVKAPELDFELSLRKPKHETEIEGNWKGRKGAETDLGVTSEKSEYYIKMPKMKMPELSISGPQIKGSDLEIDVGLSKLDTGKEKIKGDLPKIQGSPGVTIKAPKIKAPKVDADVKAPEADIEGTSGKFKMKIPKFGLSTTKDEGEVNVDLQQETKFKVPDVGFSVTKDGDHSTNIDLSLPKDSKVKGPKKEGKLEVDLPSVELDIPEGGIKVPKLKIPKIGVMTSKEMLEGEVAFVSDSEEAEEKAKKHHFKFPNVEISSSKPKGYAEVDVKTSGRDMDLEGQTDGLKLKMPKITVPSVGFSDSKDQHYSTELITPDSDADIKIPKIDIKVPKIDINIPKVEIKAPAVNVKAPEEESLEMDEEHKSKVKLPEFGIALPSVTRLETETSDVKLKVKGPQIKVKNAEAISKSPQSDGDAEGPKMPKVKKAVFAFPRFNGADASLSHSQGEVNLGAGETKTRVPKIKMKPTFGKLRSKTKGAEVNGDAEEIDGEEDEKHKTGKMKIPKVTLAVSAKTSDGAGYHVNGQSDPASTNASQQDKSKFGKMKIPKIEFSSPYSKGAVDEGEAEMNMKLVKEEEASMSNGDSKGLKFKSPKITFSGFKKKTGKEEIEKPVSSSARTEMACLESGDKPISQSPKPKVSIGLFSSKSRGEYTVEQRTNGQEAQEESGKHHLEGRGDKSPKFKLPKFSLSPKSKGVLVITPESSPKASQRSSQQKEGEESSSGFKIQMPRVGFKSRQDEHTSEERIIMDDEDESVIIVSKTSKHTITESVTEKSTTI; this is encoded by the exons GAGATCAGCTGCTTAGTGCCAGGGTGTACTTTGACAATGTCAAATATGAAGATGCCCTGAAGATTCTTCAGTGTGCTGAGCCATACAAAGTATCGTTCCTGCTGAAGCGCAACGTTCCCAGCGCAGACATCAGCACCTCGTCAGGCTCAGCCAGCCTGGAAGTCAAAGGTCCCAAAGCCAAGATGCCAAAACTG AGTGTTAAAAGCATTGCTCctttgagaaagaaaaagaagaaagccaAGGCCGGTTCAAGGTTAAGTGCAGAAGTAACTCTTCCTGCATCAGGCAAATTCAAGAGGGAGGCCTCACCAGCTAAGTTCGAGCTGAGTCCAGTGGATGTGGAATTTGCCTTCCCAAAATTTCCAAAGCTGAAAGGTGTGAGCAAGACAACCACGGAAGGCGATATTAGCCTCAAAAGTCCAGAGATACAAGCTAGCGTTGCAAGacggaagaaaaagaaaatcagattaCCTAGAATGAGAGTAAAagatgcagcagcagcaagagctgtggtggatgtggatctaaaatcACCAGAAGGGAAGGTAGAACTGGGTACCCCAGAAACTAAAgtcaaaactaaagaaaaatccacaaaattTGGAATTTCTTTTCCAAAAACTAAGAAACCAAAAGTTGATGCAGGACTTTCATGCTTAGAGGCAAGCAAAGGGATAAGTCCACCTGGAATCAAATTAAAGCCTCCAGAAGTAGAGTTTGACTTTAGCCTCCCAACTGGAAAAGCAGATTCTAAGACTGCTAAAGGGGAGGTGAGTAAGGAAGATGTCAAAATCAAGACGCCTAAAGTGGAGCTTGATTTTGGTTTGCCCTCAGGCAAAGCTGAAGCCAAAATATCCCACCCAGATATTAATGTTAAGGACACAATGAAAGAAGGCATTAAATTTAAAGCACCAAAACTTGATCTGGATATCAGTTTACCAAAAGGAAAGGTAGAGGATACAATAGCTATGCCAGAGGCTGAGGTGAAAAGTAAAGATGGTTTTAAATTTAAGCCGCCTAAATTGGATCTTGATCTTAGTCTGCCTGCAGGGAGTGTTGACTCAACTGAAGGAGACCTAGATAAGGATGGAAGGCTCAGAATGCCTCAAGTGAAGATTCCAAAAATAGGGGTTTCCTTACCATCTGCTGAATTTGAGGGTGACACTTCCAAAGACAGATACAAAAGAGATTCTTACGGCAAGGAAGACAAGCATAAAGCTGGACTAAAGATGCCGTCTATTGACATTGATGCGCCATCATTAAACATTGAAATTGGCTTGCCAACATCTAAAGCAGACAGTGAAGGAGATGTGAAATTTCATCCATCTGAGGGTAGTACAGGAGCTGGTTTGAAGGCTCCTGATGTTGAAATAAAAATGCCAAAGATGACACTTCCAAAATTTAGTGGAGCTGAGGGAGAAATTAAAGCTCCAAAGACAGACGTGCATCGTGGTAAAATGGAAATAGAAGGTCCAGATTTTAAACTAAAGGGGCCCAAAATAAAGATGCCATCATTTGGTGTTACCTTACCTACAAAGACAAGAGATAAATCTCAGGCAGAACATGAGCACATGATTCATGAAGATGGTGAAACAGGAAAAATTAAGTTACCAACTGTCAAAATGCCTTCCATTGATATCTCGGTGCCAGTTCCAGATGTGGACTTGCATCTTCCTAAAGGAAAGACAAGTGGACCAGAAGCTGGCATAGATAAAAAAATTCATCACAGCCAGGAAGAGTtggatataaaaatgaaaatgccaaAAATATCCATTCCAAAGTTCTCCATGTTTGGCAAGTTAGAAACACCATCAGCTGATGTAAATGTTTCCCCTCCTAAAGTAGATGTTAAATCTCCAAAAGCGGATCTGACTCTCAGAGACATTGAAGTTGAGGGGCCTTCTGCTAAAGGAGCTAATATAACAATGCCAAAAATTGATATTTCTCTACCCAAAATAAAGTCACCGGATATGGATCTGAACATGCCTGAACTAGATATAGAGGGTCCTTCCATAAAGGGGCCTAAGATATCCATGCCAACAGTTGACATTTCTCTTCCCAAAATGAAACATCCAGAAGGACACTTGGATTTTGAAG GTCCTTCTGTAAAGGGGCCTAAGATATCAATGCCAACAGTTGACATTTCTGTACCAAAAATGAAACACCCAGAGGCAGATCTGGATATTGAAG GTCCTTCTGTAAAGGGGCCTAAGATATCAATGCCAACAGTAGACATTTCTGTACCAAAAATAAAACATCCAGAAGTAGATCTGAATATTGAAGGTCCTTCTGTAAAGGGCCCAAAGATAGCGATGCCAACAGTTGACATTTCCTTACCAAAAATTAAACATCCAGAAGCAGATCTGGATATTGAAGGTCCTTCTGTAAAAGGCCCAAAGATAGCCATGCCAACAGTTGACATTTCCTTACCAAAAATGAAACACCCAGAGGCACATCTGGATATTGAAGGTCCTTCTGTAAAGGGCCCTAAGATAGCCATGCCAACAGTTGACATTTCTGTACCAAAAATGAAACATCCAGAAGTAGACCTGAATATTGAAGGTCCTTCTGTTAAGGGTCCTAAGATATCAATGCCAAAATTTGACATTTCCTTACCAAAAATGAAACACCCAGAGGCAGATCTGGATATCGAAGGTCCTTCTGTAAAGGGTCCTAAGATAGCCATGCCAACAGTTGACATTTCCTTACCAAAAATGAAACACCCAGAGGCAGGTCTGGATATTGATGATCTATCTGTAAAAGGCCCTAAAATATCCATGCCAAAATTTGATATTTCCTTACCAAAAATGAAACACCCAGAAACAGATCTGGATATTGAAGGTCCTTCTGTAAAGGGGCCAAAGATAGCCATGCCAACAGTTGACATTTCCTTACCAAAAATGAAACACCCAGAGGCAGATCTGGATATTGAAGGTCCTTCTGTAAAGGGTCCTAAGATAGCCATGCCAACAGTTGACATATCCTTACCAAAAATGAAACACCCAGAGGCAGATCTGGATATTGAAGGTCCTTCTGTAAAGGGTCCTAAGATATCAATGCCAAAATTTGACATTTCATTACCAAAAATGAAACACCCAGAGGCAGATCTGAATATTGAAG GTCCTTCTGTAAAGGGTCCTAAGATATCAATGCCAAAATTTGACATTTCATTACCAAAAATGAAACACCCAGAGGCAGATCTGAATATTGAAGGTCCTTCTGTAAAGGGCCCTAAGATAGCCATGCCAACAGTTGACATTTCCCTTCCCAAAATGAAACATCCGGAAGCAGATCTGAATATTGAAGGTCCTTCTCTAAAGGGGCCTAAGATATCAATGCCAACAGTTGATATTTCCTTACCAAAGATGCAACATCCAGAGGCAGACCTGGATATCAAAGGTCCTTCACTAAAAGGTCCTAAGATATCAATGCCAACAGTTAATATTTCCCTTCCCAAAATGAAACACCCCGAAGTAGATCTGGATATACAAGATCCTTCACTAAAAGGGCCTAAGATAACCATGCCAGAAGTTGACATTTCCCTACCCAAAATGAAACACCCTGAAGTAGACCTGAATGCTGAGGGTCCTTCTGTAAAGGGGCCTAAGATAGTGATGCCAACAGTTGACATTTCCCTTCCAACAATAAAGCCTTCAGACACAGAACTAGATATTGAGGGACCTTCTTTAAAAGGACCCAAAATAGGCATTCCAAAAGTTGACATCTCCCTTCCAAAACGAAAGTCAGCTGAAATAGGTGTGTCAGTGCCTGAAGGAGACACCAATCTCAGCATGCCATCAATGAAAATTCCAACCATTGACATCAACATGCCTAAAATAGATCTTGATTTAagtatttcaaagaccatggaaGGTGCAAGCATGGAGTTGCCTGAATCTACTACTGGTAGAAACTTCGAAGGACCTGACATCCATCTCAAAATGCCTAAAATTTCTTTGCCAACATTTGGAGTCAAAGATAATGCTGAAGCAGAGTGTAAAGGTGATGTGAAACTCCCAAAAGCAAAAGTTGATAAGAAGGCTTCTGAGTTTGAAGGTAGTAAACCAAAGCTACCTACAATTAAGGTTCCTGGACTTGATATCTCTGTACCAGAAGTGCCTGATGTGGATATCAATATTAAAGCACCAAAGAGTAAGAGTGATTATACTGTTGAAGGAGACATCAGTGGAAAACAACATGATTTCAACATCAAGGGTCCCAATGTTAAGATTGAAATGCCTAAACTTCCAAAATTCAAGAAGGATAAAAGTAATGTGGAAGTTCAACCACCTCATGTTGATATTGAAAGCGGTGATGCCAAAATGAAAGGACTTAAAATTAAGATGCCCAAATTtggcctttcctttcccaagggTAAACTAAAAGAAGGTGAAGTTGACGTTTCAGGACAGATGAAGGCCAGTGGGAAGATGCCAGAAGGGAAGATTAAATTCCCAAAAGAAAAGCATTCAATGGAAATGCCTGATGTGAATACAGATACCACCGATGGAAAGATAAAGCTTCCATCAGTGGCATTGCCGTCTGTTGATATCTCAGCTCCAAAGATGGACATTGACTTCAGCTTACCTAAAGGTAAAAGGGGTGACAAGGAGCAAGTAGGGCTGTTAAAGGGAGAAGATGAGAGACTTTCTTCTGGAGCCAGTTTTGATGTCCCAGATGTATCGCTGAAAATACCCAAGTTTACACTCCCGAAATTTGCgggcaaagtaaaaacagataatgTTGAACTGGACAGCAAGCATCTCAAAGCTGATATACAGCCTAGCCCTGCAAAGGTAGATATAGAAGGCAAATTTCCTTCAGTAGAATTTGATGTTGATGGCAAACCGAAAGAAAAAGATATGAAGATAAAAATGCCTAAAATGAAAATTCCTACTTTTGGTATTACAAAGAAGGATGAGGATGTAACTGTGATCACCCCAGATGTTGATACaaagattaaaaaaggaaaagtgcAAATGAAAAGCCCCACTATTGAACTTGAAGGCCCAGAGGGGAAAGTTAAATCACCAAAAATCAAATTCCCCAAATTTAAAATTTCATCACCAAAGACAAAACTGCCTGATGCCGAGGTTAAGATTGGTACTGAGAAAGGAGTTAAAGAGGGTGTTCAAACTCCAGATGTAACGATTGACATGCCTAAGATTTCAATGCCAAAATTTGGAACCAAAGATGGAAAAATGAATGTTGATGTCAGTGTACCTGAGGAAGGAAAACTTAAAATGCCATCTCTTGAAATTTCCCTCCCTACAGTTTCACATAAAGAGGGTGAGGTGCTGCTGCCAAAGGCAGAGGTTGATGTATCTGAAGCAGACATTAAAGGATATGAAGGTGATCTTAAAATCCCTAAAATGCCAAGTCTTGACATCTCTGCCCCCAAGTTTGAACTTGATATAAGTTTGCCTAAAGTTAAAGATGACTCTGCCTTAGATCCTAAGCTAGATATTAAAGCCAAGAAAGAAGGTGATCTTGATGGAACTGATTGGAAATTAAAAATGCCTCAAGTCGACTTACCTAAATTTGGCCACAAAGAAAAGAATATCAATCTGGAGCTTGACATTCCTGCAGGTAAAGCTGATGCTAAAATTGCTAAGCCTGAAATTTCCATATCAAAAGCAAGCGTAGATGTTCCTGACTTTGAAATGCAAGGCGCGGAAGGCAGGATTAAGATGCCAAAAATTAAAATGCCTAAAGTGGATATTTCTTTGCCCAAGGGGGATGGTGTTACAGAGAGTGAAGATAAGATTACAAGACCTGAGTTTGAAGATCCTGCTGCGGACGGCAAGATAAAGTTGCCTTCATTTGGAAAACTCTCCGCTCCTACGGTAAAAGCACCTGAACTGGACTTTGAACTCAGCTTGAGAAAACCTAAACATGAAACAGAAATAGAAGGTAACTGGAAAGGGAGAAAGGGGGCTGAAACTGACTTGGGTGTTACTTCAGAAAAATCAGAGTATTATATCAAGATGCCCAAAATGAAAATGCCAGAACTATCCATTTCTGGTCCACAGATCAAAGGTAGTGATCTTGAAATTGATGTGGGACTGTCAAAGTTGGACACCGGAAAAGAGAAGATTAAGGGGGACTTACCCAAAATACAAGGAAGTCCAGGTGTCACAATTAAGGCCCCAAAGATCAAAGCCCCAAAAGTAGATGCAGATGTGAAGGCACCAGAGGCTGATATTGAAGGAACAAGtggaaaatttaaaatgaaaattccaAAGTTTGGTTTATCCACAACAAAAGATGAGGGTGAAGTTAATGTAGACTTGCAGCAGGAGACCAAGTTTAAGGTTCCAGATGTGGGATTTAGTGTGACAAAAGATGGAGACCACAGCACCAATATTGACCTTTCCCTTCCTAAGGACAGTAAAGTCAAAGGTCCTAAAAAGGAAGGTAAGCTTGAAGTTGATTTGCCATCTGTCGAACTGGACATCCCAGAAGGTGGTATCAAGGTGCCCAAATTAAAGATTCCTAAAATTGGCGTGATGACATCCAAAGAGATGTTAGAAGGAGAAGTTGCTTTTGTGTCAGActcagaagaagcagaagaaaaagCAAAGAAGCATCATTTCAAATTTCCCAATGTAGAAATTTCAAGCTCTAAACCTAAAGGGTATGCAGAAGTAGATGTCAAAACTTCTGGGAGAGATATGGACCTTGAAGGGCAAACAGATGGACTAAAGTTAAAAATGCCCAAAATCACAGTACCCTCTGTCGGTTTTTCAGATTCAAAAGACCAGCACTATTCAACAGAACTGATCACCCCAGATTCTGATGCAGACATCAAAATTCCAAAAATTGACATTAAGGTTCCAAAAATTGACATTAATATTCCAAAGGTCGAAATTAAAGCCCCGGCCGTCAATGTAAAGGCCCCAGAAGAGGAATCATTGGAGATGGATGAGGAACATAAGTCCAAAGTTAAACTACCAGAGTTTGGAATTGCACTTCCTTCTGTCACACGGTTAGAAACTGAAACATCAGACGTAAAGTTAAAAGTCAAAGGACcacaaatcaaagttaaaaatgcTGAAGCGATTTCCAAATCACCACAGTCTGATGGGGATGCTGAAGGGCCAAAGATGCCAAAAGTaaaaaaagctgtttttgctTTTCCAAGGTTTAATGGGGCAGATGCGTCATTGAGTCATTCTCAAGGAGAAGTGAATCTGGGGGCTGGAGAAACTAAAACCAGAGTtcccaaaatcaaaatgaaacccACCTTTGGAAAGTTGCGTTCCAAAACAAAAGGGGCAGAAGTGAATGGGGATGCAGAAGAAATAGATGGAGAGGAAGACGAAAAacataaaactggaaaaatgaagaTTCCAAAAGTCACACTTGCAGTCTCTGCGAAGACAAGTGATGGGGCGGGATATCATGTGAATGGACAAAGTGACCCTGCTTCAACGAATGCATCTCAGCAAGACAAGAGTAAATTTGGGAAGATGAAGATTCCCAAAATTGAATTTTCCTCACCCTATTCCAAGGGGGCAGTAGATGAAGGGGAGGCTGAAATGAACATGAAGCTGGTCAAGGAAGAGGAAGCATCAATGTCAAATGGAGACAGTAAGGGCTTAAAATTTAAATCtccaaaaatcacattttcaggctttaaaaagaaaactggcAAAGAAGAGATTGAAAAGCCAGTGTCTTCCAGTGCCAGGACTGAAATGGCCTGTCTAGAATCTGGGGATAAACCCATCTCACAGTCTCCCAAGCCCAAAGTTTCCATAGGTTTGTTTTCCAGCAAATCCAGAGGAGAATACACTGTGGAACAAAGAACCAATGGTCAGGAGGCCCAAGAAGAAAGTGGCAAACATCATCTGGAAGGTAGAGGAGACAAGTCCCCCAAGTTTAAGCTCCCGAAATTCTCCCTCAGCCCCAAATCAAAAGGGGTCCTGGTGATAACCCCTGAGAGTTCCCCAAAGGCAAGCCAACGTTCCTCACAACAAAAGGAAGGGGAAGAATCATCTTCTGGTTTTAAAATCCAGATGCCAAGGGTGGGATTTAAGTCCCGTCAAGACGAGCACACATCGGAGGAGCGGATAATCATGGATGATGAGGATGAAAGTGTGATCATCGTGTCTAAGACATCTAAACACACAATAACAGAATCAGTGACTGAAAAATCCACCACCATTTAA